ACGAAAGGGCCGGTACAAGGGTGGAGTTTCGCGTGGCAGAAACGCCTGTCTTTCTCCCGCAGGGAATGCTGGAGGAGATGGCGTCCGCAGGGATGCGGTTGACGCAACGGCTGCTGCGCTGGCCTGAATATCTGGCCGCTGCACGGAACTCGATCCCGAGGAACTTTCTGGTTGCAGGCGAATCAGGCAGCGCGGTTTTTCCGCATCCGAACTTTCTGACAGCGGACTTTGCGCTGGTCGAGACTGGGTCGGCAGAATTGGCGCCTCGCCTGGTGGAGATTCAGGCCTTCCCATCGGTGTTTGCCTACCAGGCGATGCTGACCGAGGAATACAGGCAGGTCTTCGGGCTTCCGGACGATCTTGGCGTCTTTCTCGGAGGGATGGACAAGGACAGCTTCTGGGATCAATTCGGCAAGACTGTGCTGGGCAATCACGCGCCGGAAAGTGTGGTGTTGACGGAGGTCGACCCGCGGCACCAGAAGACGCTCCCCGATTTTCTGTTGACTGCTCGACAGCTCGGAATCTCAGTGGTGGATATCGCCACGCTCGTGCCGATTGGAAATAAGCTGCATTACAGAAATGACCGAGATCAGTTGATTCCTATCCATCGCATCTATAACCGGGCGATCGCGGATGAGATGATCGGGCGCAACGTGGAACTGCCGTTCGATCTCACGGCGCCGTGGGATGTGGAATGGGCGGGCCATCCCAACTGGTATTTCTTGATCAGTAAGTATTCGGTGCCCTGGCTTTCGGCGGCAGGCGAATCTGTGGTACCGCCGGCGGCGTTTCTGGATGACTTTTTGCGAGGAGATGGATTCGGCCGATTGGAAGCGGCTGGTGTAAAGCTGCCCGGCGGCAACCAGGGCGAAACGGTGTATGAGGACCTGCTGCTCAAGCCGCTCTTCTCGTTTGCCGGGAAGGGCATCCAATTTGCACCGACGCGAGCTGAACTCGAAGCCATTCCGGAACGGGAAAGGGGGAACTACCTGCTCCAGCAACGGATGCACTTCGTGCCGACCATTCGAACGCCGCACGGACTGACCCAGGCTGAGATTCGCATCCTTTATATATGGCCGGATAGAGGCGAACTGACGCCAGTGCTTCCCCTGGTGCGCCTTGGCCGAGGAAAAATGATGGGGGTGGACCATAACCGTAATCAGGAGTGGGTGGGAGCTTCAGCGGCATTTTGGCGATAAATGGCCGAACTCCCTGATTTGCAGGTACCCGATGAACCGAATTGGATATAGACAAGTCCATTCCGATCTTATATAGCAAGTAATAAACATAGCGGGTACTGTTGGCATATTTACCGTTTCTCCGAGGAAAGGCCGCACTCCCTGGGTCAGTTGTGCTGTCTTTTTAGGGGTGGAAGTGAGGGGTCTGGGTACGGGATTAGCCAGGCGGGTAACCCGGAAGGGGTATTTTCCTCTTTAAAAGTGCGCGGTAGAGTGACCCTAAGTGAAAGAAACTTTGGTATTTCTGGTTCCTGTCCGAGGTCTCTCAATTGAAGTAGAGTAGGGTTTAGCCACCAGGAAGGATTTCGGATCATGAACCCATCGGTCCCAGAGTTACCTGTTTCACTCAGAGGCATCGACGGTGCGCTTCGGCAAGAGGTTCGCTGTGCGGTGCGGTTTCCTTTAAGCCTACCCGTGGTTCTCTCGACGGACGAAGAAGTATTCTCAGCGGAGACGGTGAATGTATCCGCAAGCGGAGTACTTTTTGTCACGGATCGAAAAGTCCTAACGGGAACGCAGATCGGATTCTCATTGCGTATGCCAGGGGAGATCCTGGGAACGCCACGCGATGTACTGGTTCAGTGTCGTGGACGTGTGGTACGCTGTTACCCAAGCCAAAATGGGTACCATACCGCTGCGACTATTGATGAGTACAGATTTTCAGATCAGTAACCAGACGGGCGCATATGGCAGTCATTAAGATGGACTTTCTGGAAGATTCTCCAGAAGGAGAAGTGCAAGATTCCGTTGCCAAACCTGGCGCGATCCGTGTCATCCTCGCGGATTCGCAGGCTATTTATCGCGTCGGGATTCGAAAGGTCTTCGCGCTGGAAGACGATGTCCGGGTGGTTGCGCAGGCTGATTCGATCGAGAACCTGCATGCTGCGGTTCAGCGCTACCCAACCGACGTTGTGCTGCTTGAAGGCGGCATGTTGACTGGCACAGCCAATGCCATTCCTGAACTGCTCCGATTGGCTCCCAACATCAAGATCATCGTACAGGCTTCCTATTCAGACGAGAGCCACACGGTCGAGCTCTACCG
This sequence is a window from Acidicapsa acidisoli. Protein-coding genes within it:
- a CDS encoding PilZ domain-containing protein, producing the protein MNPSVPELPVSLRGIDGALRQEVRCAVRFPLSLPVVLSTDEEVFSAETVNVSASGVLFVTDRKVLTGTQIGFSLRMPGEILGTPRDVLVQCRGRVVRCYPSQNGYHTAATIDEYRFSDQ